Proteins encoded within one genomic window of Thermococcus celer Vu 13 = JCM 8558:
- a CDS encoding DEAD/DEAH box helicase, whose product MVVLRIPDGSALVKVEKADPQLYFKIYDLLSYRKDFGKWEKPESLYDPYERTFPVGLLPRVKKFLNSRGYRVRVKDERQVRGVKLNSTWNGAYALRRYQERAVRKALRERMGVLSLPVGSGKTVVGLRIIHELDLSALIVVHTKELLYQWADKVREVLGVEPGIVGDNRWEERGVTVAMIQTLLSRGADKLRNDYAVVMFDECHRTSAAEKFYRLGLSLPQAYRFGLSATPWRRVRGEEIKIEAVVGPTIFEVKAEDMIRERFLARPRFEVITYESKMPSFSERYKELYEEMVMNNDERNRAIVEKAVELARKGHRVLIDVRRIEHGKILKEMLEKEGVKAEFLSSQSPNRWGILEDFKEGKIPVLISTLLKEGVDIPEISAIILAGGGKSDIMTIQTIGRALRPKKGMKAVIVDVQDDDPLLFTHFIERQKALKQYYGKYYDSELEEDVPEKGRPRKRP is encoded by the coding sequence ATGGTGGTCCTTCGCATCCCCGACGGCTCGGCGCTGGTTAAGGTCGAGAAGGCCGACCCCCAGCTCTACTTCAAGATATACGACCTGTTGAGTTACCGGAAGGACTTCGGGAAGTGGGAGAAGCCCGAGAGCCTCTACGACCCCTACGAGCGGACATTCCCCGTGGGCCTCCTCCCGAGGGTCAAGAAGTTCCTTAACTCCAGGGGTTACCGCGTCAGGGTTAAGGACGAGCGGCAGGTCAGGGGGGTAAAGCTCAACTCCACGTGGAACGGGGCCTACGCCCTCAGGCGCTATCAGGAACGTGCCGTTAGGAAGGCCCTGCGCGAGAGGATGGGGGTTCTATCGCTCCCCGTGGGAAGCGGGAAAACCGTGGTGGGCCTGCGCATAATCCACGAACTCGACCTCTCGGCCTTGATAGTTGTTCACACCAAGGAGCTCCTCTACCAGTGGGCCGACAAGGTGAGGGAAGTCCTGGGCGTCGAACCGGGAATAGTGGGGGACAACAGGTGGGAGGAGCGCGGCGTCACGGTCGCCATGATACAGACACTCCTCTCCCGGGGGGCGGATAAGCTCCGGAACGACTACGCGGTGGTGATGTTCGACGAGTGCCACAGGACCTCGGCCGCGGAGAAGTTCTACAGGCTCGGCCTTTCGCTCCCCCAGGCCTACCGTTTCGGGCTCTCGGCGACGCCGTGGAGGCGCGTTCGCGGTGAGGAGATAAAGATAGAGGCCGTCGTCGGCCCGACGATATTCGAGGTCAAAGCGGAGGACATGATACGGGAGCGGTTCCTCGCGAGGCCACGCTTCGAGGTGATAACCTACGAATCGAAGATGCCGTCCTTCAGCGAGCGCTACAAGGAGCTCTACGAGGAGATGGTGATGAACAACGACGAGAGGAACCGGGCCATAGTGGAGAAGGCCGTCGAGCTCGCGAGGAAGGGACACCGCGTCCTCATAGACGTCAGGCGCATAGAGCATGGCAAGATCCTCAAGGAGATGCTCGAAAAGGAGGGTGTAAAGGCGGAGTTCCTGAGTTCTCAGAGCCCCAACAGGTGGGGCATTCTGGAGGACTTCAAGGAGGGTAAGATCCCGGTTCTTATCTCCACGCTCCTCAAGGAGGGCGTCGATATACCCGAGATCTCCGCGATAATCCTTGCCGGAGGCGGGAAGAGCGACATAATGACGATCCAGACTATAGGTCGCGCCCTGAGGCCGAAGAAGGGGATGAAGGCCGTTATAGTTGACGTCCAGGACGACGACCCCCTGCTCTTCACGCACTTCATCGAGAGACAGAAGGCCCTCAAGCAGTACTACGGGAAGTACTACGACTCAGAGCTCGAGGAGGACGTCCCCGAGAAGGGCCGCCCTCGCAAGCGCCCGTGA